A region from the uncultured Stenotrophomonas sp. genome encodes:
- the smeT gene encoding Repressor SmeT — protein MARKTREEALATREGILDAALACFHEHGVAGTSLAAIGERAGYTRGAVYWHFKNKTEVLEAMIRRKHLPFLERLRRTASPRRSTPILDLRSVMLVSINELATDAQLRSMMEIMLRNDPSPENQAIRRLQHEGCAEELAIFRSAFTRARELGQLRDGVDPATPARVLHACLTGVLCSGLMAPEHFALEREAPEAIDALFSWYVRPGLFVPGAPPAPLPDDEAD, from the coding sequence ATGGCCAGAAAAACCAGAGAAGAAGCCCTCGCCACCCGCGAAGGCATCCTTGATGCCGCGCTGGCCTGCTTCCACGAGCATGGCGTGGCCGGCACCTCGCTGGCCGCCATCGGCGAACGCGCCGGCTATACCCGCGGCGCGGTCTACTGGCACTTCAAGAACAAGACCGAGGTGCTGGAGGCGATGATCCGGCGCAAGCACCTGCCGTTCCTCGAACGCCTGCGCCGCACCGCCTCACCCCGCCGCAGCACCCCCATCCTCGACCTGCGCTCGGTGATGCTGGTGTCGATCAACGAGCTGGCCACCGATGCACAGTTGCGCTCGATGATGGAAATCATGCTGCGCAATGATCCCTCCCCCGAAAACCAGGCCATCCGCCGGCTGCAGCACGAGGGCTGCGCCGAGGAACTGGCGATCTTCCGCAGCGCCTTCACCCGCGCCCGCGAGCTGGGCCAACTGCGCGACGGGGTCGACCCGGCCACCCCGGCCCGCGTCCTCCATGCCTGCCTGACCGGCGTGCTGTGCAGCGGGCTGATGGCGCCGGAGCATTTCGCACTGGAACGCGAAGCGCCCGAAGCCATCGACGCGCTGTTCAGCTGGTACGTGAGGCCCGGCCTGTTCGTCCCCGGCGCACCGCCGGCGCCGCTGCCGGACGACGAAGCCGACTGA
- a CDS encoding Hemerythrin HHE cation binding domain protein, translated as MDIQRYDHDHRQILGQIESLRALSRAGVRENAEAIGDLITSTASQIKFHLAAEDQVLYPSLARCGKPEIAAMSERYRKEMQGLAKAFAGFVQQWRVPSRLAADPEASRRDANTVLRALFERLQRENVELYPAARRA; from the coding sequence ATGGATATCCAGAGGTACGACCACGATCACCGGCAGATCCTCGGCCAGATCGAATCACTGCGTGCGCTGTCGCGCGCAGGTGTACGCGAGAACGCCGAGGCCATCGGCGACCTGATCACCAGCACCGCCAGCCAGATCAAGTTCCACCTGGCCGCCGAAGACCAGGTGCTGTACCCGTCGCTGGCACGCTGCGGCAAGCCGGAGATCGCCGCGATGAGCGAGCGCTACCGCAAGGAAATGCAGGGGCTGGCCAAGGCCTTCGCCGGCTTCGTGCAGCAGTGGCGGGTGCCGTCCCGGCTGGCGGCCGACCCCGAGGCCTCGCGCCGCGACGCCAATACCGTGCTGCGCGCGCTGTTCGAGCGCCTGCAGCGCGAGAACGTCGAGCTGTACCCGGCCGCACGCCGGGCCTGA
- a CDS encoding Peptidase M1 membrane alanine aminopeptidase, with the protein MRSPFLMLPLAVALVAGCAKEPAAPVADPVAEKPAAAVNTVSRSHDESSYAEPDKVVVKDLALDLNVDFDQKQIGGTATYALEWKDKDARQLMLDTRELSVEKVEALAADGAATPLQFELAPADKVFGSKLSIQAPQQPASVRITYHTAPTASGLQWLDPAMTEGKKLPFMFSQSQAIHARSWVPLQDTPSVRFTYEAHVTSRPDVMVLMSADNDPKAARDGDYSFKMPQPIPSYLLAIAAGDLVFEPISQRSGVWAEPAMVNKAAKEFEDTEKMIGAAEKLYGEYRWGRYDMLVLPPSFPFGGMENPRLTFATPTVIVGDKSLVSLVAHELAHSWSGNLVTNASWKDIWLNEGFTTYVQARITEALYGQEAAEMEREIDQTDLLAEVKEMNPADQALALPPLTERDPDEALSNVAYVKGAWFLQFLEQRFGREVFDPFLRGWFDDHAFQSANTDQFVDYLKQNLLPKNPTAVTDAELHAWLDEPGIPAFAPKARSRGFAVVDTARIALLGSDDLPSNQVTGQWSTQEWVRFIDGLGKTMPVEKLAQLDKAYRFTGTANGEIAMRWYPLAIRSGYGEAQAAAGEFIQRVGRRKLILPIYAELLKTPEGLAFAKDVFAKAQPGYHPITTASVEDMIAKAEAAPKP; encoded by the coding sequence ATGCGTTCGCCCTTCCTGATGCTTCCCCTGGCCGTCGCGCTCGTCGCCGGCTGCGCCAAGGAGCCCGCCGCCCCCGTCGCCGATCCCGTTGCCGAGAAGCCCGCCGCCGCCGTGAATACCGTCAGCCGCAGCCATGATGAAAGCTCGTATGCCGAGCCGGACAAGGTGGTCGTCAAGGACCTGGCGCTGGACCTGAACGTCGATTTCGACCAGAAGCAGATCGGTGGCACCGCCACCTATGCGCTGGAGTGGAAGGACAAGGACGCCAGGCAGCTGATGCTGGACACCCGCGAGCTGAGCGTCGAGAAGGTCGAGGCGCTGGCCGCCGATGGCGCCGCCACGCCGCTGCAGTTCGAGCTGGCGCCGGCCGACAAGGTGTTCGGCAGCAAGCTGAGCATCCAGGCGCCGCAGCAGCCGGCCAGCGTGCGCATCACCTACCACACCGCGCCGACCGCCTCGGGCCTGCAGTGGCTGGATCCGGCCATGACCGAGGGCAAGAAGCTGCCCTTCATGTTCAGCCAGTCGCAGGCCATCCACGCCCGTTCGTGGGTGCCGCTGCAGGACACCCCGAGCGTGCGCTTCACCTATGAAGCCCACGTCACCAGCCGCCCGGACGTGATGGTGCTGATGAGCGCCGACAACGATCCCAAGGCCGCACGCGACGGCGACTACAGCTTCAAGATGCCGCAGCCGATCCCGTCCTACCTGTTGGCGATTGCCGCCGGCGACCTGGTGTTCGAGCCGATCTCGCAGCGCTCGGGCGTGTGGGCCGAGCCGGCGATGGTCAACAAGGCCGCCAAGGAATTCGAGGACACCGAGAAGATGATCGGTGCCGCCGAAAAGCTCTACGGCGAGTACCGCTGGGGCCGCTACGACATGCTGGTGCTGCCGCCGTCGTTCCCGTTCGGCGGCATGGAGAACCCGCGCCTGACCTTCGCCACCCCGACCGTGATCGTCGGCGACAAGTCGCTGGTGTCGCTGGTCGCGCACGAGCTGGCGCACAGCTGGTCGGGCAACCTCGTCACCAACGCCAGCTGGAAGGACATCTGGCTCAACGAAGGCTTCACCACCTACGTGCAGGCGCGCATCACCGAGGCGCTGTACGGACAGGAAGCGGCCGAGATGGAGCGCGAGATCGACCAGACCGATCTGCTGGCCGAAGTGAAGGAGATGAACCCGGCCGACCAGGCGCTGGCGCTGCCGCCGCTGACCGAGCGCGACCCGGACGAGGCGCTGAGCAACGTGGCCTACGTCAAGGGCGCGTGGTTCCTGCAGTTCCTGGAGCAGCGCTTCGGCCGCGAGGTGTTCGACCCGTTCCTGCGCGGCTGGTTCGACGACCACGCCTTCCAGAGCGCCAACACCGACCAGTTTGTCGATTACCTGAAGCAGAACCTGCTGCCGAAGAACCCGACCGCGGTGACCGATGCCGAGCTGCACGCATGGCTGGACGAGCCGGGCATCCCGGCGTTCGCGCCGAAGGCCCGTTCGCGCGGCTTCGCCGTGGTCGATACCGCGCGCATTGCACTCCTCGGTAGCGACGACCTGCCCAGCAACCAGGTGACCGGGCAGTGGAGCACGCAGGAATGGGTGCGTTTCATCGACGGCCTCGGCAAGACCATGCCGGTGGAGAAGCTGGCGCAGCTGGACAAGGCCTACCGCTTCACCGGTACCGCCAATGGCGAGATCGCGATGCGCTGGTACCCGCTGGCGATCCGCAGCGGCTACGGCGAGGCGCAGGCCGCGGCCGGCGAGTTCATCCAGCGCGTCGGCCGCCGCAAGCTGATCCTGCCGATCTACGCCGAACTGCTGAAGACCCCGGAAGGGCTGGCCTTCGCCAAGGACGTGTTCGCCAAGGCCCAGCCCGGCTACCACCCGATCACCACCGCCTCGGTGGAAGACATGATCGCCAAGGCCGAAGCTGCGCCGAAGCCGTAA
- the FCA gene encoding Cytosine deaminase → MIATPDYRALLDTAIAEARQGLAEGGIPIGAALYHADGRLLGCGHNRRVQEGDPSIHGETDAFRKAGRQRGYRDTIMVTTLAPCWYCSGLVRQFNIGTVVVGESVTFGGGIDWLRENGVNVIDLADERCIGMMRAFIAAQPELWNEDIGE, encoded by the coding sequence ATGATCGCCACCCCCGACTACCGCGCCCTGCTCGACACCGCCATTGCCGAGGCCCGCCAGGGCCTGGCCGAGGGCGGCATCCCGATCGGCGCGGCGCTGTACCACGCCGACGGCCGCCTGCTCGGCTGCGGCCACAACCGCCGTGTGCAGGAAGGCGATCCATCGATCCACGGCGAAACCGACGCCTTCCGCAAGGCCGGCCGCCAGCGCGGCTATCGCGACACCATCATGGTCACCACGCTGGCGCCGTGCTGGTACTGCTCCGGGCTGGTGCGCCAATTCAACATCGGCACCGTGGTGGTGGGCGAATCGGTCACCTTCGGCGGCGGCATCGACTGGCTGCGCGAAAACGGCGTCAACGTCATCGACCTGGCCGACGAGCGCTGCATCGGCATGATGCGCGCGTTCATCGCCGCCCAGCCGGAGCTGTGGAACGAGGACATCGGCGAGTAA
- a CDS encoding conserved exported hypothetical protein (Evidence 4 : Homologs of previously reported genes of unknown function): MKRLILLAACTLAVAACTDPEAERQKQEAAAAQEHARREVDAAAIGKQYDGAVAAADWEKARIFGVALFDQYPDSDTARRIEPGFAEVREKAGAARELRRMQALWGYNQVAVGKGVQRSAMIQGKQRVDVDGSGAKVVQLVFRDHPQWKRHAYLVLQAGDFAKACYRACQVTVGVDGAAPRAMAAHRPDTDEAIAMFIDDNRGLWKLARNAKAIEIGFPVQAGGTRSVVFETGGLDGSRMPGWD; the protein is encoded by the coding sequence ATGAAACGACTGATCCTGCTCGCCGCCTGCACCCTGGCCGTGGCCGCCTGCACCGACCCGGAGGCCGAGCGCCAGAAGCAGGAAGCCGCCGCGGCGCAGGAACACGCGCGGCGCGAGGTCGACGCGGCCGCCATCGGCAAGCAGTACGACGGTGCGGTGGCCGCCGCCGACTGGGAAAAGGCGCGCATCTTCGGCGTCGCCCTGTTCGACCAGTACCCGGATTCGGACACCGCCAGGCGCATCGAGCCGGGTTTTGCCGAGGTGAGGGAAAAGGCGGGGGCCGCGCGCGAGCTGCGCCGCATGCAGGCCTTGTGGGGCTACAACCAGGTGGCGGTGGGCAAGGGCGTGCAGCGCTCGGCGATGATCCAGGGCAAGCAGCGCGTGGACGTGGATGGCAGCGGCGCCAAGGTGGTGCAGCTGGTGTTCCGCGACCACCCGCAATGGAAGCGCCACGCCTACCTGGTGCTGCAGGCCGGCGATTTCGCCAAGGCCTGCTACCGTGCCTGCCAGGTCACGGTCGGGGTGGATGGCGCCGCGCCGCGCGCGATGGCCGCGCATCGTCCGGACACCGACGAGGCCATCGCCATGTTCATCGACGACAACCGCGGGCTGTGGAAACTGGCGCGCAATGCCAAGGCCATCGAGATCGGGTTCCCGGTGCAGGCCGGTGGCACCCGCAGCGTGGTGTTCGAGACCGGCGGCCTCGACGGCAGCCGGATGCCGGGGTGGGATTGA
- the acrA gene encoding multidrug efflux system (Evidence 2a : Function of homologous gene experimentally demonstrated in an other organism; PubMedId : 10920254, 15155734, 21450803, 383699, 390095, 7651136; Product type t : transporter), whose translation MTSIRNRRLVALSLALTVALAACKGGEAPPQGGPGQVSVVTLKAEPVALTRELVGRATGYQVAEVRPQVSGIVARRLFTEGALVKQGQPLYQLDDAAYRAQANSARAQLARAEASATAARLAARRSAELVKVKAISVQDDENAQAAWKQAEADVGAARATLDAANVTLGYARITAPIAGRIGKSSVTQGALVSAGQAEPLATIHQLDPIYIDVSQSSAELLQLRRELAAGRLQGSAERPVDILLEDGTPYGHKGTLEFSEVSVDPSTGSYGLRVRVDNPDQVLMPGMFVRAVVGSGVRQDGLLVPMQGIARDARGNTSAMVVDGEGKVALRQVVVSRTVGDKWLVEEGLEAGDKVIVEGLQKIGPGMPVQATEKGAEATKPAAPAAKQ comes from the coding sequence ATGACCTCGATCCGCAACCGCCGCCTCGTCGCGCTCTCCCTTGCACTCACCGTCGCGCTTGCCGCCTGCAAGGGGGGCGAGGCCCCGCCGCAGGGCGGCCCCGGGCAGGTCAGCGTGGTCACGCTGAAGGCCGAGCCGGTCGCCCTGACCCGCGAACTGGTCGGCCGCGCTACCGGCTACCAGGTGGCCGAGGTGCGGCCGCAGGTCAGCGGCATCGTCGCCCGCCGGCTGTTCACCGAGGGTGCGCTGGTCAAGCAGGGCCAGCCGCTGTACCAGCTGGATGACGCCGCCTACCGTGCCCAGGCCAACAGCGCCCGCGCGCAGCTGGCCCGCGCCGAGGCCAGCGCCACTGCCGCGCGGTTGGCCGCGCGGCGCAGCGCCGAGCTGGTGAAGGTCAAGGCGATCAGCGTGCAGGACGACGAGAACGCGCAGGCCGCGTGGAAGCAGGCCGAGGCCGACGTCGGCGCCGCGCGCGCCACGCTGGATGCGGCCAACGTGACCCTCGGCTACGCGCGCATCACCGCGCCGATCGCCGGCCGCATCGGCAAGTCCAGCGTCACCCAGGGTGCGCTGGTCAGCGCCGGGCAGGCCGAGCCGCTGGCCACCATCCACCAGCTCGATCCGATCTACATCGACGTCAGCCAGTCTTCAGCCGAGCTGCTGCAACTGCGCCGCGAACTGGCCGCCGGCCGCCTGCAGGGCAGCGCGGAGCGGCCGGTGGACATCCTGCTGGAGGACGGCACGCCATACGGCCACAAGGGCACCCTGGAGTTCTCCGAGGTCAGCGTCGACCCGAGCACCGGCAGCTATGGCCTGCGCGTGCGCGTGGACAACCCCGATCAGGTGCTGATGCCGGGCATGTTCGTGCGTGCGGTGGTCGGCAGCGGGGTGCGCCAGGACGGGCTGCTGGTGCCGATGCAGGGCATCGCCCGCGACGCCCGCGGCAACACCAGTGCGATGGTGGTGGACGGCGAGGGCAAGGTGGCGCTGCGCCAGGTCGTGGTCAGCCGCACGGTCGGCGACAAGTGGCTGGTGGAGGAAGGCCTGGAGGCCGGCGACAAGGTGATCGTCGAGGGCCTGCAGAAGATCGGCCCGGGCATGCCGGTGCAGGCCACCGAGAAGGGCGCCGAAGCCACCAAGCCGGCTGCGCCGGCGGCCAAGCAGTAA
- a CDS encoding putative multidrug resistance protein mexB (Multidrug-efflux transporter mexB) (Evidence 3 : Function proposed based on presence of conserved amino acid motif, structural feature or limited homology; PubMedId : 16940057, 18390672; Product type pt : putative transporter), producing MARFFIDRPIFAWVIAIIIMLAGALAMLKLPISMYPEVAPPAVSISANYPGASAKVVEDSVTQIIEQNMKGLDGLIYFSSNSSSNGQASITLTFASGTNPDIAQVQVQNKLQLAMPLLPQEVQRQGINVAKSSSGFLQVVGFVSEDGSMDATDISDYVGSNVLDPLSRVPGVGSIEVFGGKYAMRIWLDPNKLQTYKVSVDEITAAVKAQNAQVAVGQLGGAPAVKGQQLNATINAQDRLQTPEQFRAIVVRTEADGSMLKLGDVARVELGAETYDFVTRYNGKPASGLAITLATGANALDTAEGVRKTLDELSANYPRGLKAVIPYDTTPFVKVSIKGVVETLIEAIVLVFLVMYLFLQNFRATLIPTIAVPVVLLGTFGILAALGFSINMLTMFAMVLAIGLLVDDAIVVVENVERIMSEEGLSPLEATRKSMGQITGALVGIGLVLSAVFVPMAFMSGSTGVIYRQFSATIVSAMALSVLVAIVLTPALCATMLKPLKKGEHHVAHRGLAGRFFNGFNNGFDRSSTRYQRGVRGILARPGRFMAVFAALAVVMGLLFVRLPSSFLPNEDQGILMALVNAPVGATQERTLESIYKLEDHFLQNEKDAVESVFSVQGFSFSGMGQNSGMAFVKLKDWDERTADQGVGPITGRAMMALGQIKDAFIFAFPPPAMPELGIASGYTFFLKDNSGQGHEALVNARNQLLGMAGQSDKLANVRPNGLDDTPQLRLDIDVAKAGAHGLSLDAINSTLATAWGSSYVDDFIDRGRVKRVYVQADDAFRMNPEDFNLWTVKNGAGEMVPFSAFASQRWDYGSPRLERYNGVSALEIQGEAAPGVASGDAMLEVERLAKQLPPGFSIEWTAVSYQEREAGAQTPLLYTLSLLIVFLCLAALYESWSVPPSMLLVAPLGILGAVLANTLRGMERDVYFQVAMLTTVGLTSKNAILIVEFAKENLEKGVGVIEATMHAVRDRLRPIVMTSLAFGLGVLPLAIASGAGSGAQRAIGTGVLGGMIAGTALGLFFIPLFFVVVQRVFNRKRLPAEGGGAEG from the coding sequence ATGGCACGCTTCTTCATCGACCGGCCCATCTTCGCGTGGGTCATCGCCATCATCATCATGCTGGCCGGCGCGCTGGCCATGCTCAAGCTGCCGATCTCGATGTACCCCGAGGTCGCGCCACCGGCCGTGTCGATCAGCGCCAACTATCCCGGCGCTTCGGCCAAGGTGGTCGAGGACTCGGTGACGCAGATCATCGAGCAGAACATGAAGGGCCTGGACGGGCTGATCTACTTCTCGTCCAACAGCTCGTCCAACGGCCAGGCCAGCATCACCCTGACCTTCGCCAGCGGTACCAACCCGGACATCGCCCAGGTGCAGGTGCAGAACAAGCTGCAGCTGGCCATGCCGCTGCTGCCGCAGGAGGTGCAGCGGCAGGGCATCAACGTGGCCAAGTCGTCCAGCGGCTTCCTGCAGGTGGTCGGCTTCGTCTCCGAGGACGGCAGCATGGACGCCACCGACATCTCCGACTACGTCGGCTCCAACGTGCTGGACCCGCTGAGCCGGGTGCCGGGCGTGGGCAGCATCGAGGTGTTCGGCGGCAAGTACGCCATGCGCATCTGGCTGGACCCGAACAAGCTGCAGACCTACAAGGTGTCGGTGGATGAAATCACCGCCGCGGTGAAGGCGCAGAACGCACAGGTTGCGGTCGGCCAGCTGGGCGGCGCGCCGGCGGTCAAGGGCCAGCAGCTCAACGCTACCATCAACGCGCAGGACCGCCTGCAGACGCCGGAGCAGTTCCGCGCCATCGTGGTGCGCACCGAGGCCGACGGTTCCATGCTGAAGCTGGGCGACGTGGCGCGGGTCGAGCTGGGTGCGGAAACCTACGACTTCGTCACCCGCTACAACGGCAAGCCGGCCTCGGGCCTGGCCATCACCCTGGCCACCGGCGCCAATGCGCTGGACACCGCCGAGGGCGTCAGGAAGACCCTGGACGAGCTGAGCGCCAACTACCCGCGCGGGCTGAAGGCGGTGATTCCCTACGACACCACCCCGTTCGTGAAGGTGTCGATCAAGGGCGTGGTCGAGACCCTGATCGAGGCCATCGTGCTGGTGTTCCTGGTGATGTACCTGTTCCTGCAGAACTTCCGCGCCACGCTGATCCCGACGATCGCGGTGCCGGTGGTGCTGCTGGGCACCTTCGGCATCCTTGCCGCGCTGGGTTTCTCGATCAACATGCTGACCATGTTCGCGATGGTCCTGGCGATCGGCCTGCTGGTGGACGACGCCATCGTGGTGGTCGAGAACGTCGAGCGCATCATGTCTGAGGAAGGGCTGTCGCCGCTGGAGGCCACGCGCAAGTCGATGGGCCAGATCACCGGCGCCCTGGTCGGCATCGGCCTGGTGCTGTCGGCGGTGTTCGTGCCGATGGCGTTCATGTCCGGCTCCACCGGCGTGATCTACCGCCAGTTCTCGGCGACCATCGTCTCGGCGATGGCGTTGTCGGTGCTGGTGGCGATCGTGCTGACCCCGGCGCTGTGCGCGACCATGCTCAAGCCGCTGAAGAAGGGCGAGCACCACGTCGCCCATCGGGGCCTGGCCGGCCGCTTCTTCAACGGCTTCAACAATGGCTTCGACCGTTCCAGCACCCGCTACCAGCGTGGCGTGCGCGGCATCCTCGCCCGCCCGGGCCGTTTCATGGCGGTGTTCGCGGCGCTGGCGGTGGTGATGGGCCTGCTGTTCGTGCGCCTGCCCAGCTCGTTCCTGCCCAATGAGGACCAGGGCATCCTGATGGCGCTGGTCAACGCACCGGTCGGCGCCACCCAGGAGCGCACGCTGGAGTCGATCTACAAGCTGGAGGACCACTTCCTGCAGAACGAGAAGGACGCCGTGGAATCGGTGTTCTCGGTGCAGGGCTTCAGCTTCTCCGGCATGGGCCAGAACTCGGGCATGGCCTTCGTCAAGCTCAAGGACTGGGACGAGCGCACCGCGGACCAGGGCGTAGGCCCGATCACCGGCCGCGCGATGATGGCGCTGGGCCAGATCAAGGACGCTTTCATTTTCGCCTTCCCGCCGCCGGCAATGCCGGAGCTGGGCATCGCTTCGGGCTACACCTTCTTCCTGAAGGACAACTCCGGGCAGGGCCACGAAGCACTGGTCAACGCGCGCAACCAGCTGCTGGGCATGGCCGGGCAGAGCGACAAGCTGGCCAACGTCCGCCCCAACGGCCTGGACGACACCCCGCAGCTGCGCCTGGACATCGACGTGGCCAAGGCCGGCGCGCATGGCCTGTCGCTGGATGCGATCAACAGCACCCTGGCCACCGCGTGGGGGTCGAGCTACGTCGATGATTTTATCGACCGCGGCCGGGTCAAGCGCGTCTACGTGCAGGCCGACGACGCCTTCCGCATGAACCCGGAGGACTTCAACCTGTGGACGGTGAAGAACGGTGCCGGCGAGATGGTGCCGTTCTCCGCCTTCGCCAGCCAGCGCTGGGACTATGGCTCGCCACGGCTGGAGCGCTACAACGGTGTGTCGGCGCTGGAGATCCAGGGCGAGGCGGCGCCGGGCGTGGCCTCGGGCGATGCGATGCTGGAAGTGGAGCGGCTGGCCAAGCAGCTGCCGCCGGGCTTCAGCATCGAGTGGACCGCGGTGTCCTACCAGGAGCGCGAGGCCGGCGCACAGACGCCGTTGCTGTACACGCTGTCGCTGCTGATCGTGTTCCTGTGCCTGGCCGCGCTGTACGAGAGCTGGAGTGTACCGCCGTCGATGCTGCTGGTGGCGCCGCTGGGCATCCTCGGCGCGGTGCTGGCCAATACCCTGCGCGGCATGGAGCGTGACGTCTATTTCCAGGTGGCCATGCTGACCACGGTGGGCCTGACCTCGAAGAACGCGATCCTGATCGTCGAGTTCGCCAAGGAGAACCTGGAGAAGGGCGTCGGAGTGATCGAGGCGACGATGCACGCGGTGCGCGACCGCCTGCGCCCGATCGTGATGACCTCGCTGGCCTTCGGCCTGGGCGTGCTGCCGCTGGCGATCGCCTCCGGCGCCGGCTCGGGCGCGCAGCGCGCCATCGGCACCGGCGTGCTCGGCGGCATGATCGCCGGCACTGCGCTGGGCCTGTTCTTCATCCCGCTGTTCTTCGTGGTGGTGCAGCGGGTGTTCAACCGCAAGCGCCTGCCGGCCGAAGGCGGTGGCGCGGAAGGCTGA
- a CDS encoding conserved hypothetical protein (Evidence 4 : Homologs of previously reported genes of unknown function), whose protein sequence is MDIVIVAVVSGLAIALHVGLYLLFRRWMDRDRALSFAGDDTGKRGYIRECLQRARREGIRRRDLTAWLEREATRYGGSG, encoded by the coding sequence GTGGATATCGTGATCGTGGCGGTGGTCAGCGGGTTGGCCATCGCGTTGCACGTGGGCCTGTACCTGCTGTTCCGCCGCTGGATGGACCGCGACCGCGCGCTGTCCTTCGCCGGCGACGACACGGGCAAGCGCGGCTACATACGCGAGTGTTTGCAACGGGCGAGGCGCGAGGGTATCCGCCGCCGCGACCTGACGGCGTGGCTGGAGCGCGAAGCCACCCGTTACGGCGGGTCGGGGTAA
- the ubiE gene encoding bifunctional 2-octaprenyl-6-methoxy-1,4-benzoquinone methylase and S-adenosylmethionine:2-DMK methyltransferase (Evidence 2a : Function of homologous gene experimentally demonstrated in an other organism; PubMedId : 10960098, 1444716, 195601, 365223, 4323297, 9045837, 9325429; Product type e : enzyme) produces MSESPYKSGTTHFGFRDVPAKDKQKLVGQVFTSVADNYDLMNDLMSLGIHRLWKRYFVATAQVKPGDRVLDLAGGTGDIAVLLKDRLGAEGSVVLGDINAGMLSVGRDRLTNRGFVSGFEWVQCNAEALPFPDQSFDLVTISFGLRNVTDKDAALREMYRVLKVGGQARVLEFSEVTADWFKPIYDFHSFKVLPKLGKLFARGDGDSYQYLAESIRKHPPQEELKAMMAEAGFARCHYKNLSAGIVAIHSGYKI; encoded by the coding sequence ATGAGCGAATCCCCCTACAAGAGCGGCACCACCCATTTCGGCTTCCGCGACGTGCCGGCCAAGGACAAGCAGAAGCTGGTCGGCCAGGTGTTCACCTCGGTGGCCGACAACTACGACCTGATGAACGACCTGATGAGCCTGGGCATCCATCGGTTGTGGAAGCGGTATTTCGTCGCCACCGCGCAGGTCAAGCCGGGCGACCGCGTGCTCGACCTGGCCGGCGGCACCGGCGACATCGCCGTGCTGCTCAAGGATCGGCTGGGCGCCGAGGGCAGTGTGGTGCTGGGCGACATCAATGCCGGCATGCTGTCGGTGGGCCGCGACCGGCTGACCAACCGCGGCTTTGTTTCCGGCTTCGAATGGGTGCAGTGCAACGCCGAGGCGCTGCCGTTCCCGGACCAGAGCTTCGACCTGGTGACCATTTCCTTCGGCCTGCGCAACGTCACCGACAAGGACGCCGCGCTGCGCGAGATGTACCGCGTGCTCAAGGTCGGCGGGCAGGCGCGGGTGCTGGAGTTCTCCGAGGTCACCGCCGACTGGTTCAAGCCGATCTACGACTTCCATTCGTTCAAGGTGCTGCCGAAGCTGGGCAAGCTGTTCGCGCGCGGCGACGGCGACAGCTACCAGTACCTGGCCGAGAGCATCCGCAAGCATCCGCCGCAGGAAGAACTGAAGGCGATGATGGCCGAGGCCGGCTTTGCCCGTTGCCACTACAAGAACCTCAGTGCCGGCATCGTCGCCATCCATTCCGGCTACAAAATCTAG